The segment TCGGAATCCCCGCGAATCTTCCGCGCCTCGAACAGATGGCGAAAGACAGCGGCGTCCTTTTGATCGACGACGCCGCGCAGACGCTCGGCGCTCGCGTGGGCGGGCGGCTTGCCGGCGCGTTCGGCGGCGCGGCCATCGTCAGCTTCGGCCGCGGCAAACCGCTCGGCGCGCTCGGCGGCGGAGCTCTGATCCTGCGCGATCCGTCGATCACGATCCCGGCGATGCCGGCCATATCCGCAAGGCGCATGGGCGTCCTTGCCCGCTCGATCGCCGGCGCGTTCGCGGTGAGGCCGGCGGCGTTCGATCTGGCGCGCCGCCTGCCCGGCGTGCGCCTTGGCGAATCGCGTTTCGATCCCGATTTTGCCGTCGAGGCGCTCGACGCGGCGCGCGCCGAGCTCGTCGCGGCGCTGTGGCCGGAACTGGCGCGCCTTGTCGAACGGCGCCGGCGCATCGCGGGCACGCTTGCCGAGCGGCTACGTTCGATCGACGGCCTTGCGTTGCCACGGCCGCCGGCGGACGCAAAATCCGCGTGGCTGCGCTATCCATTGGTTTTCGTGGACCCGCGGGACCGCGACGCGGCCCTCGCGCGCCTCGCGGCGGCGGGCCTGGGTCCTTCGACAATGTATCCGCGGGCCGCGCACGAGATTCCCGAGGCTCGTGTTATGGTCGATGGGCGATTTGCGCCGTTTCCCGGCGCCGAGGCGATCGCGCGGGGAATCCTGACGCTGCCGACACACGAGGGCGTCACCGCGCGGGATACCGACAGGATGGCCGCCATCGTCCGCGACGTGACCGGCGCGGGACGGGAGTGAGATGAACTTCAAGTCCGCCATAAAAAAGGCGTTCACCACGCCGATGTCCGCGGCGGGCGCGTTCCGTGCGTCGCGCCGGTTTCTGGGCGGCCGCGTCGTCGTCCTCTGCTACCATCGCGTGATCGACGGCCCGCTCGACGGCTTTCAGCCGGGCATGGTGGTTTCCCGCGAGATTTTCCGCCGGCACATGGAGTGGCTGGCGCGCCATTTTGACGTCATCGACCTGGTCGATTTCGTGCGCGCGCACCTGACGGGCGAACGCCCGGATCGCCCGACCGCCATCGTCACCTTCGATGACGGTTGGCTCGACAACTACGAGGTCGCGTTTCCGATCCTGAAATCGCTTGGCCTTCCGGCAACGATCTACCTGCCGACCCGATTCGTCGGAACCGGGCAGGCGTACTGGAACGCGCGCGCGGAACAGGCGATCGCACGCATCCACCGGCGACGCGAAATCCTGCTGCGGGCCTTCCCGGACGAGCACATGCCGCCGGAGGCCGCGTTTCTCATGGAACTGATTCGCCGGGATCCGCCGCTCGCCACGAAGATCGACCAGATCATCGAACGCACGAAGATCATGCCGCCGGACCGCATCGACGCGATGACCGCATTTCTTGAAATGCTCGCCGACACGGGCGAGCCGCCCGCGAGAACGATCGTCGATTGGGACGAGGTGATGGAGATGGACCGGGGCGGCATCAGCTTCGGATCGCACTCGGTGAATCACCGGATCATGACGCAGTTGTCCGCGGCGGAATGTTTCGACGAGGCGTCGCAAAGCATGGACGAGATGACGCGCCGAATGGGCAAGACGCCGCTGACCTTCGCGTATCCCAACGGCGACCACAACGAGATCGCGATGCGCGAGGTTCGGCGCGCGGGATATCTTTGCGCGATGGGCATCGTGGGAGGATTCGCCGACAAGACCGACGAGCTGTTTTCGATCCCGCGATATTCGATCCACGAAGGCGGCGCGCCGTCCGAGGCGGCGCTCGACTTCCTTCTCTCCGGGTTCGTGTCCGCGTGACAACCGAACCCCAACACGACGATGGGGCGAAAGTCGTGGCCGAGGCCGCGGCGCGCGATCGCATCCTTGTTCTGGACGGCGACACGCGCGCGTCGCTTGTCGTCGTGCGCCGGCTGGCGGCCGCCGGGTACACGGTGGGCGTCGTTTCGTCGCGCCGCGACGCGCTCTCGAATCAGAGCAAATACGCCAGCGAACTGATCGTCGCGCCGTTGCCGACCGAGGAGCCCGAGACCTACGCGCGTATCCTCGAGGAACGGATCGCCCACGGGGACGTCGCCGCGATCTTTCCGTGCGCGGAAGAATCGATCGTCGCCATCGACGCGCACCGGCGCCGCCTGGAAAAGCAGGTGCGCATCGTTCTTCCGCCGAAAAAGACGCTCGATCTCGTGCGCGACGACACCGCCGTCGCAAGGCTCGCGGAAAAGCTCGATATCCCCGTGCCGGCGCAAATCGACATGGTCGCCTACCACCCGATTGCGCGAATGCCGTTTCCCTTTCCGGCGCTCGTCAAACCCCGGCAGCGCTATCTGACGGTGGGACACGGATACGCGCGCGTCGACTCGCGCCTTGTTTACAACCTGGACGAATTGGTGACGCACGTCCGCCGCCTGCCCGACGCCGTGATGCCTTGCCTCGTGCAGGCGATCCTTCGCGGCGAATACGAGGAATACGCGGCGCTCTACAAGAACGGCAAGCCGCTTTACGAGATGGGGCAGCGCCCGACACGCGAAATGCCGCCGACGGGCGCGGCGTCCGCGCCGCTCGAGGCGATTCGAGCGGATACGCGAATCCTCGAGTGGTCGCGGCGGATCCTCGGCGAGCTGAAATTCAACGGCTGCGTGCTCGTGAAATACAAGCGGCTTGTCCCCGGCGGTGTGCCGTATCTTGTGAACATTCGCGGCTTTCTGTGGGAATCCGTGCAACTCGCGGTGGACGCCGGCGTGGATTTTCCGGTTCTGGCCGTCAAACACGCGCTTGGCGAGAACATCGCGCCGCAAGGTTTCGTGCGCTACGGAACGCGCATGCGCTGGGTGCTCGGCGATCTTGACCACCTATTCTGGTATCTCACGCGCGGCGGCGTCACGCGCGAACGCGTCATCGAGGGCGCGCCAAGCCGCCTGGAAGCCATCGCGCGATTTTTTCGGGATTTCGACGATCCCGCGACGCGCCAGGAGGTGCAGTCCGACGACGACCCGTTGCCGTATCGCGTTATCCGCCGCCGCTACATCCGGCGGATCCTGGGCACGACATTGCGCCGCGTCGCGTTTCGGCACGACGGCGCCACGGAAAAATTTCGGGGCATCATCTTGCGTCTCGCACCGCGCGGGCCGATCGGGGACACGCCGATCAAGGAACTGATCGCGGACCTCATCGAACGCAATCACCAATTCGCGGTGCTCGTCGTGCCCGCGCCCGATCACGCCGATGCCGGCGAGGCGGCGCGGTTTTTTGACCTGTGCTCGCGCGAGAGCACGGAACAATGCCTGCTCATTCCCGCCCTGACGTATACGGCGCACGACGGCGCCCAGATCGCCGCGATCGGTTCGCGCACCGCCCTCGCGAGGCAATCGTCGGTGCGCCTGGCGGCCGAAATCCGCGCGGCGGGCGGCGTCCCCGTCTGGGCGAATCCGTCCCCCCGCGATCTTCGCCGCCGTCCGGAACTCGTCGAGGAGGTCGCGGGCGTGGAGGTATGGAACGTCGGCCGCGACGGCCCCCTCGCGCCGGATCGCGATGTCCTTGACGCCTACGTGCGCGCGCTCGATCGAACGCCGTACCTGAGCGCGTTTCAGATATTTTCGCTCGT is part of the bacterium genome and harbors:
- a CDS encoding DegT/DnrJ/EryC1/StrS family aminotransferase gives rise to the protein MSALPPVATHAPLRAVLAPAFARARAVSDLEARIARELSGYRAIAASSGRAALTLILSALREKTGNDLVGVPAYTCYTVLSAIARAKMRAAPMDVSPETFDFAGSWNGASGDLAAIVSPGLFGIPANLPRLEQMAKDSGVLLIDDAAQTLGARVGGRLAGAFGGAAIVSFGRGKPLGALGGGALILRDPSITIPAMPAISARRMGVLARSIAGAFAVRPAAFDLARRLPGVRLGESRFDPDFAVEALDAARAELVAALWPELARLVERRRRIAGTLAERLRSIDGLALPRPPADAKSAWLRYPLVFVDPRDRDAALARLAAAGLGPSTMYPRAAHEIPEARVMVDGRFAPFPGAEAIARGILTLPTHEGVTARDTDRMAAIVRDVTGAGRE
- a CDS encoding polysaccharide deacetylase family protein, whose amino-acid sequence is MNFKSAIKKAFTTPMSAAGAFRASRRFLGGRVVVLCYHRVIDGPLDGFQPGMVVSREIFRRHMEWLARHFDVIDLVDFVRAHLTGERPDRPTAIVTFDDGWLDNYEVAFPILKSLGLPATIYLPTRFVGTGQAYWNARAEQAIARIHRRREILLRAFPDEHMPPEAAFLMELIRRDPPLATKIDQIIERTKIMPPDRIDAMTAFLEMLADTGEPPARTIVDWDEVMEMDRGGISFGSHSVNHRIMTQLSAAECFDEASQSMDEMTRRMGKTPLTFAYPNGDHNEIAMREVRRAGYLCAMGIVGGFADKTDELFSIPRYSIHEGGAPSEAALDFLLSGFVSA